A window of Chromohalobacter canadensis genomic DNA:
TCCTGAGTTATTTACCAAGCGGGTAGTCAATCACACGGGACCCGACATCTATAACACGGTCACTGTCCTGACGCTAAGTGCCGGGGTCATATTCTATTACGTGATCCTGCTGGGCCTTTTCTGTTTCACGGTCCTTGTTTTCATTCCGGCCAACATGCTGGAAGCGCAACTCGGCCACGCGGCCAGTCTTTTCGATTACACCTCTCTTGCCTGGCTCGCGACTTCGGTTGCCACTATCGCTGGGGCTCTGGGGGCCGGACTGGAAGATGAAGAAACCGTCAGAAACGCCACTTACGGCTATCGGCAGCGACGCCGTAACCAGGAAGTGAATAGGCGCAGATAATTCTGTTTTTGTGATCAGCCGTTGTTCCTTGGTGGTGTCCACGCCGGTGCTTCGTCCTCGATTCGCCGTGCGTCTTCCCGCATGGCGTGCCCTAGCGACTCGTCCAGCTTCATGAACAGCTCCCCGTAGCGCGGGCTGAAGTGAATGCCTTCCTCGATGTTGCGCCAGGCGTTGAACAGTTGATCTTCGTGGGCTTTTTCACTGGCGACAAAGGATTGGGTCATCCGGCGGGCGCGTTCTGGGTGGACGCCCATGGCGGTGAGGGCATCGCCGCCGAGTTCCAGAGCGGAGTAATAGGTTTCGCTCACCACATCGTCGGCGCCGGCCTCACGCAACTCGTAACCATGGCCGCGGTCGAAAGCGCGGGCCAGCACCCAGACCGCTGGGTAAAGCTGTTTGACGTGACGCACCAAACGTACGGCCCGGTCCCTGTCGTCAATGGCGACGACGAGCAGGCGTGCCTCGGCAATGCCGGCGGTTTCCAATAGCTGGATGCGGGTGGCGTCGCCAAAGTAACTTGTCAGCTGGATCCGGCGCAGGTTTTCGATCTGCTCCAGGGCGTGGTCCAGGGCAACGCTGGGAATGTTGTTGGCGCGAAGCAACCGACAGACGATCTGCCCGAAGCGGCCGACTCCTGCCACGATCACCGGCGCCTGCTCTTCTATCTCATCCGGCTCCACTTCTTCATTGGAGGCCTTCTGATAGCGTGGCAGCACCACCCGGTCATAGACAATGAACAACAGCGGCGTCAGGAACATGGACAGAGCCACCACCAATGACAGCATCTGCGCGGTGTCTGCCGGGATCACACGGTTCTGGGTGCTGTAGGTCAGCAGCACAAACCCGAATTCACCAGCCTGGGCGAGCCCGAGGCTGAATAGCCAGCCTTCACTGCTGCGGATTCCAAAAGCGAACGCCAGGCCAACCAGAATCAGCGCCTTGCCAATGATCACCGCCAGGGCGAGAAGCAGGACGGTATGCCAAGACTCTGCCAGAACGCCGAAATTGATCCCCGCGCCCACGGTAATAAAGAACAGCCCCAACAGCAGCCCTTTGAACGGCTCGATATTGGCTTCCAGCTCGTGCCGGAATTCGCTGTTGGCCAGCACGACACCGGCCAGGAATGCGCCAAGCGCCGGCGACAGGTTGACCAGGCTCATCAGCGCCGCGATGCCGATAATCAGCATCAGGGATGTGGCGGTGAATACCTCCCGCATACCGGACTGCACCACGTAGCGGAACAGCGGCCGGCTCAGGTAATGGCCGCAGACAATCACCAGCACGATCGCACCGACAACGGCCAGCCCATGCGCCCAGCCCGGCAGGTTCTCAACCAGGCTGAGGCTGCTGTGTCCGCGCTCTGCATCGATGGCAGAGATTCCGGACACGGCCAGCAGCGGGATGACGGCCAGCATGGGAATCACCGCAATGTCCTGGAAGAGCAGCACTGAGAAGGCACTCTGGCCACCTTCGGTTTTGACTAGGCCCTTTTCGGTCAGCGTCTGCAGGACAATCGCGGTTGAGGAG
This region includes:
- a CDS encoding monovalent cation:proton antiporter-2 (CPA2) family protein, producing MTDYFVQAFIYLVAAVIAVPLARRFGLGSVLGYLVAGVVIGPVTGLVGQETVTLQHFAEFGVVMMLFLVGMELDPKSLWAMRVRLLGLGGLQVALTAAVATGFAWSLGMAWQTAVAVGFLFSLSSTAIVLQTLTEKGLVKTEGGQSAFSVLLFQDIAVIPMLAVIPLLAVSGISAIDAERGHSSLSLVENLPGWAHGLAVVGAIVLVIVCGHYLSRPLFRYVVQSGMREVFTATSLMLIIGIAALMSLVNLSPALGAFLAGVVLANSEFRHELEANIEPFKGLLLGLFFITVGAGINFGVLAESWHTVLLLALAVIIGKALILVGLAFAFGIRSSEGWLFSLGLAQAGEFGFVLLTYSTQNRVIPADTAQMLSLVVALSMFLTPLLFIVYDRVVLPRYQKASNEEVEPDEIEEQAPVIVAGVGRFGQIVCRLLRANNIPSVALDHALEQIENLRRIQLTSYFGDATRIQLLETAGIAEARLLVVAIDDRDRAVRLVRHVKQLYPAVWVLARAFDRGHGYELREAGADDVVSETYYSALELGGDALTAMGVHPERARRMTQSFVASEKAHEDQLFNAWRNIEEGIHFSPRYGELFMKLDESLGHAMREDARRIEDEAPAWTPPRNNG